Genomic window (Wenzhouxiangella marina):
ACGATCGTAGCCTCCGGTGGTCAGGACCACTTCCCTGGCCCTGACGCGAGCCCCATCGAGGCGTAGGGACCAGGCCCCGTCGACGCGTTCGATCGAGCGGACCGGCGCATGGTGCCAGACCTTCGCGCCCCGCTCGATCAGCCAGCGTGCCAGCTCGCGAATGTGCCTCAAGGGGTGGAAATGGAAACTGCCGGGCTCGTGGAGACCACCGCCGTAGCGGGGCGAGCGCACGTGTTCGGCACACCGCTCGGGATCGAGCCAGCTCAGTTCGAAACCCAGGCGTTGCTGCATGCGCTCGGCAAACTCCTGCATGGCCTCCGGTCGATGGAACCAGTCGGTCAGCACGACCCCGGCATCATTGGCCTGGCAGTCGAGGCCGTAGTCACGGATCCGTCGCCGGACCTCGGCCACGGAAGCCCGCGTCCAGCCATGCATTTCCCGAGCCCGGTCCTCACCGACCTGATCGGCCAGCGCGTCATTGCCGAGGGAGTAGCCGGCGAACACGAAGCCGCCGTTGCGGCCCGAAGCGCCCGACCCGATCTCGTCGGCCTCGATCACCGCCACACGATCGACGCCTCGCTCGACCAGGGCCACGGCCGTTGCCACGCCGGCCAGGCCGCCGCCGACGATCGCCACATCGACATCGGAATCCACATTCAGGGGCTCGGCGCCACTGCGATCCGGGCCCGCCTCATCCTGATACCAGCTACGCCCCGGCCAGGCTTCCGAAGTCATGGGGCATCCACCCTCGAGTGATAAACTACTACGCACAATAATCTCGGGGTATCGATATGGGCAAGTCCACCAAGTACGAAGCGAAGGTGCCGGACGAAAACGGCGTCATCCCCTACTCGGCCGAGGAGGATTCGGTCTGGGCAGATCTGTATTCCCGCCAGATGGACATCATCGAAGGGCGCGTCTGCCAGGAGTTTCTCGACGGTCTCGACATGCTCCAGCTGCCGACCGATCGCATCCCCCAACCGAAGGAAGTCTCGGCCGTGCTGCACGAGCGCACCGGTTGGCAGGTCGAGCCGGTCCCGGCCCTGATCAATTTCGATCGTTTCTTCAAGCTGCTGGCCGAACGGAAGTTCCCGGCCGCTTCCTTCATCCGCTCGCGGCAGGAAATGGACTACCTGCAGGAGCCCGACATCTTCCACGAGATCTTCGGCCACACCACCATGCTGACGCACCAGGCCTTCGCGGATTTCACCGAAGCCTACGGCAAGGCCGGGGTCAAGGCGAGCCACAAGGAGCGAGTGTTCCTCGCCCGCCTGTACTGGTTCACGGTGGAATTCGGGCTGCTGCAGACCCCGTCAGGCGTACGCATCTACGGCGGCGGCATCGCGTCCTCGCCGGGCGAGACGATCTATGCGCTGGAAAGCGACGAGCCCCTGCGCCGTCCCTTCGATCCGATCGAAGCCCTGCGTACGCCCTACCGCATCGACATCTACCAACCGGTCTATTTCATCCTCGACCGGATGAACGATCTCTTTGAACTTTCCAGCGCCGATCTGCTCGGATTGATTCGGGAAGCCCGCGCACTGGGCCAGTTCGAACCCACTTTCCCACCCAAACAGAAGGAAGCCGCCTGATCATGAGCGACCACTCTCTTTCCGAACGCAAATGCCTGCCCTGCGAGGGCGGCACCCAGCCCCTGGGCCAGGACCGCATCGCCGAACTGCTGCCGCAGATTCCGGGCTGGCAGGTGGACGAGGAAGGCAAGAAGATCTATCGCCGTTACGAATTCAAGGGCTTCTACAAGACCATGGCCTTCATCAATGCCATGGCCTGGATCGCCAATCAGGAAGCTCACCATCCCGATTTCGAAGCCGGCTACAACTTCTGCCTGGTCCATTTCACGACCCATGCGATCGATGGATTGAGCGAGAACGACTTCATCTGCGCGGCGAAGGTCAACGCCCTGCTCGATGACTGAGGCTGCGTCGCTCGACTCGCAGACGCTGAACGAGGATCTCGGCCGCGCTCGCGCGGCCGTCAACCGGATCATCGTCGACAAACCCGAGGCCGTCGATCTGGCCTTCTCGGCTCTGCTCGCCGGTGGCCATCTGCTGGTTGAAGATCTGCCCGGCGTCGGCAAGACCACCCTGGCCCACGCCCTGTCCATGGCCGTGGGCGGGAGCTGGCAGCGGATTCAGTTCACCAACGACATGCTGCCCGCCGATATCGTCGGAGTGTCGGTCTTCGATCGACAGCAGTCGCAGTTCGAGTTCCGCCCGGGGCCGATCTTCGCCAACGTAGTGCTCGCCGACGAAATCAATCGGGCCACGCCTCGGACCCAGTCGGCGCTGCTCGAGGCAATGGCCGAGGGGCAGGTCACGGTCGATGGCCAGACCCACGCCCTGCCCTCGCCGTTCTTCGTCATCGCAACGCAGAACCCGCTCGACCGGATCGGCACCTATGCGCTGCCGGATTCGCAGCTCGATCGCTTTCTGCTCCGTAT
Coding sequences:
- a CDS encoding AAA family ATPase, with product MTEAASLDSQTLNEDLGRARAAVNRIIVDKPEAVDLAFSALLAGGHLLVEDLPGVGKTTLAHALSMAVGGSWQRIQFTNDMLPADIVGVSVFDRQQSQFEFRPGPIFANVVLADEINRATPRTQSALLEAMAEGQVTVDGQTHALPSPFFVIATQNPLDRIGTYALPDSQLDRFLLRIHIGYPSASEERRLLTEPDRRDLLGEMETVLDPERVMMLRKQAAALHVSEPILDYIQGLVAATRNHAAVRAGLSPRGALALIQTARAWAFVRGEEFLSPEAVKTVFPALAEHRLQTLPESGLGSDAVVREILDTTPVP
- a CDS encoding NAD(P)/FAD-dependent oxidoreductase is translated as MTSEAWPGRSWYQDEAGPDRSGAEPLNVDSDVDVAIVGGGLAGVATAVALVERGVDRVAVIEADEIGSGASGRNGGFVFAGYSLGNDALADQVGEDRAREMHGWTRASVAEVRRRIRDYGLDCQANDAGVVLTDWFHRPEAMQEFAERMQQRLGFELSWLDPERCAEHVRSPRYGGGLHEPGSFHFHPLRHIRELARWLIERGAKVWHHAPVRSIERVDGAWSLRLDGARVRAREVVLTTGGYDRRLRPAVQRALQPIATYIAVTEPLGDRLQECLPQPVAVYDNRFAFDYYRPLPDGRLLWGGRISIASRSPAAIRRLMGRDLARVFPSLQGVRLEQAWGGWMSYARHEMPLLGQLPDGLWHGLAFGGHGMATTVLAGQVLAEALSGDRRRLSAFEPWPARWAGGPIGRAVVQGKYWWLQARDWWASRGS
- the phhA gene encoding phenylalanine 4-monooxygenase, which gives rise to MGKSTKYEAKVPDENGVIPYSAEEDSVWADLYSRQMDIIEGRVCQEFLDGLDMLQLPTDRIPQPKEVSAVLHERTGWQVEPVPALINFDRFFKLLAERKFPAASFIRSRQEMDYLQEPDIFHEIFGHTTMLTHQAFADFTEAYGKAGVKASHKERVFLARLYWFTVEFGLLQTPSGVRIYGGGIASSPGETIYALESDEPLRRPFDPIEALRTPYRIDIYQPVYFILDRMNDLFELSSADLLGLIREARALGQFEPTFPPKQKEAA
- a CDS encoding 4a-hydroxytetrahydrobiopterin dehydratase; this encodes MSDHSLSERKCLPCEGGTQPLGQDRIAELLPQIPGWQVDEEGKKIYRRYEFKGFYKTMAFINAMAWIANQEAHHPDFEAGYNFCLVHFTTHAIDGLSENDFICAAKVNALLDD